A part of Eubacterium sp. AB3007 genomic DNA contains:
- the rsxC gene encoding electron transport complex subunit RsxC → MSSNAKHLHSIDAGHYKNTASCETEIMPIPDIVKISMSQHIGAPCKPQVKKGDEVKVGQVIGDTDAFVSAPIHASVSGTVKGIETQRNAMGGSDTLVVIEADKKQELAEGIKAPEITDMESFVAATRASGLVGLGGASFPTHIKFNPKNKDEVKTFIVNGAECEPFITSDHRTMLEDAQNVIDGALEIMKWLETDMGYIGIEQNKPDAIAQFDRMIAEQGITNLKTFKLLDKYPKGAERVLIYEITGQHCPAGVLPADLGVIVSNVTSVAFFGQYLKDGIPLIKKRMTIDGDAVKEPKNIIAPIGTQIHDIMEFCGGYKEEPTKILMGGPMMGRAIFSDAMPIVKNNNAILAFSKKQAHIPEETACINCGRCHQACPFNLLPTGLAEAYERGDAQRLSDLQVMQCMECGSCSFVCPARRPLAFINKLGKGLVKEAGIK, encoded by the coding sequence ATGAGTTCTAATGCAAAGCATTTGCATAGCATCGATGCCGGCCATTACAAGAACACGGCCAGCTGTGAAACCGAGATCATGCCGATCCCAGACATTGTCAAGATTTCAATGTCGCAGCACATCGGCGCCCCCTGTAAGCCGCAGGTGAAGAAGGGCGACGAGGTGAAGGTAGGTCAGGTCATTGGCGACACCGATGCTTTCGTGAGTGCACCGATCCACGCGAGTGTATCCGGAACCGTCAAGGGAATCGAGACACAGCGTAACGCAATGGGCGGAAGTGACACACTGGTGGTCATCGAGGCCGACAAGAAGCAGGAACTGGCAGAGGGGATCAAGGCACCGGAGATCACCGATATGGAGAGCTTTGTGGCAGCCACCAGAGCCAGCGGACTGGTAGGTCTGGGAGGCGCATCCTTCCCGACACACATCAAGTTCAATCCTAAGAACAAGGACGAAGTCAAAACCTTCATCGTCAACGGCGCAGAGTGCGAGCCGTTCATCACATCTGACCACAGGACCATGTTGGAGGATGCGCAGAACGTGATCGATGGAGCGCTGGAGATCATGAAGTGGCTGGAGACGGACATGGGCTACATCGGCATCGAGCAGAACAAGCCAGATGCTATCGCTCAGTTCGACAGAATGATCGCAGAGCAGGGAATCACCAATCTGAAGACATTCAAGCTCCTGGACAAGTACCCGAAGGGCGCCGAGCGTGTGCTGATCTATGAGATCACAGGACAGCACTGTCCCGCAGGCGTACTGCCGGCAGACCTGGGAGTCATCGTCTCCAACGTTACCTCCGTCGCTTTCTTCGGGCAGTACCTGAAGGATGGCATTCCACTCATCAAGAAGAGAATGACCATAGACGGAGATGCTGTGAAAGAGCCGAAGAACATCATCGCTCCCATCGGAACACAGATTCACGATATCATGGAGTTCTGTGGTGGCTACAAGGAAGAGCCCACCAAGATCCTGATGGGTGGACCGATGATGGGAAGAGCGATCTTCTCCGATGCTATGCCGATCGTAAAGAACAACAACGCGATCCTGGCATTCAGTAAGAAGCAGGCTCACATTCCGGAAGAGACCGCGTGCATCAACTGCGGCAGATGCCACCAGGCATGCCCGTTCAACCTGTTGCCGACAGGATTGGCAGAAGCTTATGAGCGCGGCGATGCGCAGAGGCTGTCTGACCTGCAGGTCATGCAGTGCATGGAGTGCGGAAGCTGTTCCTTCGTATGTCCGGCAAGACGGCCGCTGGCCTTCATCAACAAGCTGGGTAAAGGATTAGTAAAGGAGGCTGGGATCAAATAA
- a CDS encoding aminotransferase class I/II-fold pyridoxal phosphate-dependent enzyme, with protein MAITDYLLRHQATNPVSFHMPGHKGSRLFRRLGYDAFLDNIVDIDITEIPGADNLFQTEGIIAETMARYRRLYGSRQTYLLINGSSSGLIASILATTEHGDDMIVARNCHKSIFSGVEMAGVRPVYAYPQIVAPYGISGPVSPEEVERCLREHPRAAAVILPSPNYYGICSDIAAIAEVVHRSGKILIVDQAHGAHLKFLDAQSLAAEDLGADIVICSTHKTLASFTESAVANVMGDRVSLQRMEDALGKMESTSPSYILMASLDVNADILEKHGASLMAEWKACIERFYREAAIRIPGLRIMEHPMLDRTKINLDMSGYGLSGHALEQALTDRGIWPELVTGDIVMCMTGVGNQWSDYEALLQALQDIAATAPDRAGAACTTCANGPLRDPEASAWSFPVLTQKPIPKNKAELPLGDAAGKVCARALIPYPPGIPIVCPGEVLTEEICRYIAELRAQGENVIGLSAEGTVCVGI; from the coding sequence ATGGCAATCACTGATTATCTACTGCGGCACCAGGCGACCAACCCCGTGTCCTTCCACATGCCGGGGCACAAGGGCAGCCGCCTGTTCCGCCGTCTGGGCTATGACGCGTTTCTGGACAACATCGTGGATATCGATATCACGGAGATCCCCGGCGCGGACAACCTGTTTCAGACAGAGGGGATCATCGCGGAGACCATGGCACGATACCGCCGCCTCTACGGAAGCCGGCAGACCTACCTGTTGATCAACGGAAGCAGCAGCGGCCTCATCGCATCCATTCTGGCCACTACAGAGCACGGCGATGATATGATCGTGGCCCGCAATTGCCACAAGTCTATCTTCAGCGGCGTGGAAATGGCGGGGGTACGTCCGGTTTACGCCTATCCGCAGATCGTCGCTCCTTACGGTATCTCCGGTCCGGTCAGTCCTGAGGAGGTAGAGCGCTGTCTTCGGGAGCATCCCCGGGCGGCTGCGGTGATCCTGCCTAGTCCCAACTACTACGGCATCTGCAGCGATATTGCCGCCATCGCGGAGGTGGTGCATCGATCCGGTAAGATCCTGATCGTCGACCAGGCCCACGGCGCGCATCTGAAATTCTTGGATGCACAAAGCCTTGCCGCCGAGGATCTGGGTGCAGATATCGTCATATGCAGTACCCACAAGACCCTGGCCTCCTTTACAGAAAGCGCGGTCGCAAATGTCATGGGCGACCGCGTTTCCCTCCAGCGCATGGAGGACGCGCTGGGCAAGATGGAGAGCACCAGTCCTTCCTATATATTGATGGCCTCCCTGGACGTCAACGCAGATATACTGGAAAAACACGGTGCATCCCTGATGGCAGAATGGAAGGCCTGCATAGAGCGGTTTTACAGGGAGGCGGCCATCCGGATCCCCGGACTTAGAATCATGGAGCATCCCATGCTGGATCGCACCAAGATCAATCTGGATATGAGCGGCTACGGCCTTTCCGGTCATGCACTGGAACAGGCGCTGACTGACCGGGGGATCTGGCCGGAACTGGTGACGGGAGACATCGTCATGTGCATGACCGGCGTCGGGAACCAGTGGTCTGATTATGAAGCACTCCTGCAGGCGCTGCAGGACATCGCAGCCACAGCACCTGATCGTGCCGGCGCTGCATGTACGACATGTGCCAACGGACCTCTTCGGGATCCAGAGGCGTCTGCCTGGTCTTTTCCGGTCCTTACACAAAAGCCGATTCCGAAAAACAAAGCTGAATTGCCATTAGGCGATGCGGCAGGCAAGGTATGCGCGCGCGCGCTGATCCCTTATCCGCCGGGCATACCCATCGTGTGTCCTGGCGAGGTATTGACGGAGGAGATCTGCAGATATATAGCGGAGCTCAGGGCACAGGGGGAGAACGTCATCGGGCTCAGTGCGGAAGGAACGGTGTGCGTTGGCATATAG
- a CDS encoding NAD(P)-dependent oxidoreductase, translated as MNIVLLEPLGISGEKLETLSKQLEAQGHSFRAYSELTLDTEELKKRSEGAEVLMIANHPLPDEVIDACDTLKMVSVAFVGIDHVGTEACSRRNIPVYNTGGYCDDAVAELAVGLALDHLRNISKGNDAVQGGGGKAGLQGNELRGKTVGIIGTGSIGCRTAEIFRAFGCRLIGYSRSERQKAKELGIEYRSLPDLMAEADIVSVHTPLTPQTRDLIGREEIAVMKPGAILINTSRGPVVNTEAVAEAIQSGQIRYGTDVYENDPPLPEGHSFLGAPNLICTPHVGFDTVESIERRADMVFENIQTWINGEDKRRVL; from the coding sequence ATGAACATCGTACTACTTGAACCGCTGGGGATCTCCGGCGAGAAACTGGAAACATTATCGAAGCAGCTTGAGGCACAGGGACATAGCTTCCGTGCGTATTCGGAGCTGACCCTTGATACGGAAGAACTGAAGAAGAGAAGCGAAGGCGCAGAGGTCCTGATGATCGCTAACCATCCCCTTCCTGATGAGGTGATCGATGCCTGCGATACACTGAAAATGGTATCGGTGGCGTTTGTCGGGATCGACCACGTGGGAACGGAGGCCTGCAGCAGAAGGAATATCCCGGTTTATAATACAGGCGGCTACTGTGACGATGCAGTTGCAGAACTGGCTGTGGGGCTGGCGCTGGATCATCTCCGCAATATCAGCAAAGGGAATGACGCTGTCCAAGGCGGTGGAGGCAAGGCCGGTCTGCAGGGGAATGAACTACGTGGAAAGACTGTGGGCATCATCGGTACAGGGAGCATTGGCTGCCGGACAGCAGAGATCTTCCGGGCCTTTGGATGCAGATTGATCGGATACAGCCGGAGCGAGAGACAGAAGGCGAAGGAGCTCGGAATCGAGTACAGAAGTCTGCCAGATCTCATGGCAGAAGCGGACATCGTTTCTGTTCATACACCGCTCACTCCCCAGACCCGGGATCTGATCGGCAGAGAGGAGATCGCCGTTATGAAGCCAGGGGCGATCCTGATCAATACCTCGCGAGGGCCGGTGGTCAATACGGAGGCAGTGGCAGAGGCGATCCAAAGCGGACAGATCCGGTATGGAACGGATGTATATGAGAACGATCCTCCGCTTCCGGAAGGACACTCCTTCCTGGGAGCACCAAACCTGATCTGCACACCGCATGTGGGTTTCGATACGGTAGAATCCATCGAACGCCGGGCGGACATGGTGTTCGAAAACATCCAGACCTGGATCAACGGCGAAGACAAGAGAAGAGTGCTTTAG
- the serS gene encoding serine--tRNA ligase, producing the protein MLDIKRIREDYEGVKERVEYRGKGDFGIGDVKKYDDQRRSLLAEVEEMKHRQKVVSKQIPQMKKAGEDTSEIMKEMKALSGRIKEMDGELAEVEKNLKDALLGVPNMPAEGVPFGKDDADNVELRKVGEPKTFEFEPKAHWDIGEDLGILDFERAAKIAGARFTVYRGLGARLERAIMCFMLDLHTMEQDYTEILPPFMVNRDAMTGTGQLPKFEEDMFYLPQKDFFLIPTAEVPVTNLHAGEILKEEDLPIHYTAYTPCFRAEAGSAGRDTRGVIRQHQFNKVEMVKFCRPEDSWEELENLTLDAEEVLKRLGLPYRVVKLSSGDLGFSSATTYDIEVWMPSYGRYVEISSCSNFLDFQARRAGIRFRRESGGKPEFVHTLNGSGLAVGRTTAAVLENFQQADGSVVIPEVLRSYMGGVEKIEAR; encoded by the coding sequence ATGCTGGATATCAAGAGGATCAGAGAGGATTATGAGGGAGTCAAGGAGAGAGTAGAGTACCGCGGCAAAGGCGATTTCGGCATCGGAGATGTGAAGAAATACGATGATCAGCGCCGAAGCCTGCTGGCCGAAGTGGAGGAGATGAAGCACCGTCAGAAGGTAGTCTCCAAACAGATTCCTCAGATGAAGAAGGCTGGCGAGGATACTTCCGAGATCATGAAGGAGATGAAGGCTTTGTCAGGCCGGATCAAGGAGATGGACGGAGAACTGGCCGAGGTCGAGAAGAACCTGAAGGATGCGCTTCTGGGTGTACCGAACATGCCGGCAGAGGGCGTGCCCTTTGGGAAGGATGATGCGGACAACGTGGAACTGCGTAAGGTGGGAGAACCGAAAACGTTCGAGTTTGAACCCAAGGCACACTGGGACATCGGGGAGGACCTGGGGATTCTGGACTTTGAGCGGGCTGCGAAGATCGCGGGAGCACGGTTCACCGTATATCGCGGTTTGGGAGCACGGCTGGAGAGAGCAATCATGTGCTTCATGCTTGATCTGCATACCATGGAGCAGGATTACACAGAGATCCTGCCGCCTTTCATGGTGAACCGGGATGCTATGACAGGAACCGGACAGTTGCCGAAGTTTGAGGAAGACATGTTCTACCTTCCGCAGAAGGATTTCTTCCTGATCCCCACGGCAGAGGTGCCGGTGACCAATCTGCACGCCGGCGAGATTCTGAAAGAGGAGGACCTGCCGATCCACTATACTGCGTACACCCCTTGTTTCCGTGCAGAGGCGGGCTCTGCAGGGCGCGACACCCGTGGGGTGATCCGGCAGCATCAGTTCAATAAGGTCGAGATGGTCAAGTTCTGCCGCCCGGAGGATTCCTGGGAGGAACTGGAGAACCTGACCCTGGACGCGGAGGAAGTGCTGAAGCGTCTGGGACTGCCCTACCGGGTGGTGAAGCTGAGCTCCGGGGACCTGGGGTTCTCCTCGGCGACCACCTATGACATCGAGGTCTGGATGCCCAGTTACGGACGGTATGTGGAGATCTCCTCCTGCTCCAACTTCCTGGATTTCCAGGCGCGTCGGGCAGGGATTCGCTTCCGCCGCGAAAGTGGCGGCAAGCCGGAGTTTGTCCACACATTGAATGGCTCGGGCCTTGCTGTAGGGCGCACTACCGCCGCGGTGCTGGAGAATTTCCAGCAGGCTGATGGCAGCGTGGTGATTCCGGAGGTGCTGCGGAGCTACATGGGTGGTGTAGAGAAGATCGAAGCCAGATAG
- a CDS encoding glutamine synthetase, which yields MLEFDIERMLFTIPPEKHGKEDIAAVLSEHPEVCFVSFVGIDMGGHDTDEKIPVSAFLEDIDNLLAHGVQTDGSSVALPKIADLGNAKVDIIPDLSVNWYVDYNMRNVIRGLDMPVGTLRIPSFLVHNDAFQCGSRSILRNSLKYLKEQVMELLREHPYAFQYIQGAESVDDIQELVLTSATELEFWVRTPDDKGDREQLFIAQTLKEQYWKRTYGEVRTALEETLMILDKYGFQVEMGHKEVGGVKAKMGSGGHYDHVMEQLEIDWKYADAIQAADNENQVKYVVRDIFTKHGLDVTFMAKPFDGVAGSGEHTHIGLAAKLKDGSMISLFAPGDMKKHFMSPVGFGALMGILKNYEVINPFISSSNDSLNRLKPGFEAPVCIVTSLGKGIDRPSRNRTVLVGLIRDAHNPLSTRFELRAPNPKSNTYLVLASAYMAVVDGIRAVLEHEKDPEELEASLSKKHGVPDFYLETEREYRSEEDVFIHYTEEEREHLFGKAPATVWENLAAFDKYPEKTRIFSEGGVMNELLLASYREQILSQWKLELHDRLIPNTMVFIRSCKKRHSDDDFSDYDMMNWSEIDRLRHELGKDTISEKCLLTRAKEALDKKEYDKASAIQLAIKDRVERLTELYNTYKKNLL from the coding sequence ATGCTGGAGTTTGACATCGAGAGGATGCTGTTTACTATCCCTCCCGAGAAGCACGGGAAGGAAGACATCGCTGCGGTGCTGTCAGAGCACCCGGAGGTATGCTTTGTATCTTTTGTGGGAATCGACATGGGCGGGCACGACACGGACGAGAAGATCCCGGTGAGCGCTTTTCTGGAGGATATCGACAATCTGTTAGCCCACGGTGTACAGACTGATGGCTCCTCGGTCGCTTTGCCCAAGATCGCAGACCTGGGTAATGCCAAAGTAGATATTATCCCGGATCTTTCCGTTAACTGGTATGTTGATTACAATATGCGAAATGTGATCAGAGGACTCGATATGCCGGTGGGAACGCTGCGGATCCCCTCCTTCCTGGTACACAACGATGCCTTCCAGTGTGGCAGCCGTTCCATCCTCCGGAACTCGCTGAAGTACCTGAAGGAACAGGTAATGGAACTGCTTCGGGAGCATCCCTACGCCTTCCAGTACATCCAGGGGGCGGAGAGCGTGGACGATATCCAGGAACTGGTACTGACCAGTGCGACGGAGTTGGAGTTCTGGGTCAGAACGCCGGATGACAAGGGCGACAGAGAGCAGCTTTTCATCGCCCAGACTCTGAAGGAACAGTACTGGAAACGGACTTACGGCGAGGTACGGACCGCGCTGGAGGAAACCCTGATGATCCTGGACAAGTATGGGTTCCAGGTAGAGATGGGTCACAAGGAAGTAGGCGGTGTCAAGGCCAAGATGGGGTCTGGTGGCCACTACGACCATGTGATGGAGCAGCTGGAGATCGATTGGAAGTACGCAGATGCCATACAGGCGGCGGACAACGAGAATCAGGTCAAGTACGTGGTGCGTGATATATTCACAAAGCATGGTCTGGACGTGACCTTCATGGCCAAGCCTTTTGACGGAGTCGCCGGGAGCGGGGAGCACACGCACATCGGGTTGGCCGCAAAGCTAAAGGACGGGAGCATGATCAGTCTATTTGCCCCTGGGGACATGAAAAAACATTTCATGAGCCCGGTAGGGTTTGGAGCCCTGATGGGGATCCTGAAGAACTACGAGGTGATCAATCCCTTTATCAGTTCCTCCAACGATTCTCTGAATCGGCTTAAACCCGGATTTGAAGCACCGGTGTGTATCGTCACATCTCTGGGGAAAGGGATCGACCGCCCCTCTCGTAACCGGACCGTGCTGGTCGGGTTGATCCGGGATGCGCATAACCCCTTATCCACCAGATTCGAACTTCGTGCTCCGAATCCGAAGAGCAACACCTATCTGGTGCTGGCCAGTGCTTATATGGCGGTGGTAGATGGCATCCGGGCGGTGTTGGAGCACGAGAAAGACCCGGAGGAGCTGGAGGCCTCCCTGTCCAAGAAGCACGGTGTTCCGGACTTCTATCTGGAGACAGAGCGCGAGTACCGCAGCGAAGAGGATGTGTTCATCCATTATACGGAAGAAGAGCGGGAGCATCTGTTTGGAAAAGCGCCTGCCACTGTGTGGGAGAACCTGGCTGCCTTCGACAAGTATCCGGAAAAGACCCGGATCTTCAGCGAGGGGGGCGTCATGAACGAGTTGCTGCTGGCCTCCTACCGGGAGCAGATCCTGTCTCAATGGAAACTGGAACTCCATGACCGGCTCATTCCCAACACCATGGTGTTCATTCGCTCCTGCAAGAAACGCCACAGCGATGACGATTTCTCGGATTACGACATGATGAACTGGTCGGAGATCGATCGGCTGCGTCATGAACTGGGAAAGGATACCATCAGCGAGAAGTGCCTGCTGACCCGGGCGAAAGAAGCGCTGGACAAAAAAGAATACGACAAGGCATCGGCGATACAGCTGGCCATCAAGGACAGAGTTGAGAGGCTGACGGAGCTGTACAATACATATAAGAAAAATCTGCTGTAG
- a CDS encoding UPF0182 family protein: MKGAKQESGAKPKRRLSVVLLFVMIIIGLIVMLVDFITDWMWFDEMNYVQVFLKGLVTELEIGIPTFIVVWLLVEYYLRRLRKNYFVHIESDEQTDMKKLGRYTNLVAVGFAAVVAFVTAQRLWFQALQFTNSTGFGKKDPLFHLDISFYIFRLDFLKQVNELLLVVILLIIAMTILYYVILLALHSPRLMEEEVVDDYTDDDEERYTGHSNPFGTGSPFDKVFDNMKGARRPRRRRFDDNNFKQILSIASHQLTVMGVVFFLMLAVDFFLRQFDLLHAHTGAVYGAGFTDVFVVLWMYRALAVLAVIGAFATAIYIRKKSIKKVLTVPVIMIGVGVLGVVLAIVVQSIIVSPDELDKETKYLKRNIEYTQHAYQLDNVTIKPFAANQNLTSKDISNNEATISNIRINDYVPVKTFYNQTQSIRQYYEFNDVDVDRYVINGALTQTYLSIREIDENKISDTWLNRHLKYTHGYGLTLSKVNTVTKSGQPDVLIKNIPPESSVSEIQVKQPAIYFGEMTNDYSLVDTSEDEFDYPDGSQNKYTKYDGKAGIKMNLFSRIMFAIRESSLKILVSTNIKSDSKIIIYRNVSERVQRIMPYLSYEDDPYAVTVDGKVYWIVDAYTTSSYYPYSQPYSGETGTTNYIRNSVKVVVDAYNGDVNYYIVDNDDPIAKTYQKIYPKLFKNFEQMPKSLQSHIRYPNALFQVQADIYARYHMNNVKVFYQNEDEWNIASETYGTKKQIMTPNYYILNLPGEKEAEFINSIPYTPKSKENMTALMIARNDGDKYGQLVLYQFPKSKTIYGPSQVEAQIGQTTEISQDFSLWSNAGSKYSRGNLFVIPIEDSLLYVEPIYLEAANAAIPEVKRVVVVYGDQIAYKSTLGDALEELFGATGGADKTGEMEAEGDGSDSQSLTRDDYIKRAQEAYNNAQKALKDGDWAAYGNYMDKLEDSLKNLA, from the coding sequence TTGAAAGGGGCAAAACAGGAATCTGGAGCCAAGCCGAAACGCAGGCTAAGTGTGGTTCTGCTGTTCGTCATGATCATCATAGGATTGATCGTGATGCTGGTTGACTTTATTACGGACTGGATGTGGTTCGATGAAATGAACTACGTACAGGTGTTCCTGAAGGGCTTGGTAACAGAACTAGAGATTGGAATACCGACTTTTATTGTAGTATGGCTTCTCGTGGAGTATTATCTGCGAAGGCTGCGAAAGAATTATTTTGTGCATATAGAATCGGACGAGCAGACAGATATGAAAAAGCTCGGACGGTACACCAACCTGGTGGCGGTTGGGTTTGCGGCGGTGGTGGCCTTTGTCACCGCACAGAGACTTTGGTTTCAGGCGTTGCAGTTTACCAATAGCACCGGGTTTGGCAAGAAGGATCCGCTGTTCCACCTGGATATATCCTTCTATATATTCAGGCTTGACTTTCTGAAGCAGGTCAATGAACTTCTGCTGGTGGTCATTCTTCTGATCATCGCCATGACCATCCTGTACTATGTGATCCTTCTGGCGCTTCATTCGCCTCGTCTCATGGAAGAGGAAGTGGTGGATGATTACACAGACGATGACGAGGAGAGGTACACAGGACATTCCAATCCGTTTGGTACCGGTTCTCCCTTCGACAAAGTCTTTGACAACATGAAAGGAGCCAGACGTCCAAGAAGACGGAGGTTTGATGACAACAACTTCAAACAGATCCTGTCCATCGCGTCACATCAGCTGACGGTCATGGGCGTGGTGTTCTTCCTGATGCTGGCCGTGGATTTCTTCCTGAGGCAGTTCGACCTGCTCCATGCGCACACCGGCGCAGTGTACGGCGCGGGATTTACCGACGTGTTCGTGGTGCTCTGGATGTACCGGGCGCTAGCCGTGCTGGCAGTGATCGGAGCCTTTGCGACTGCGATCTATATCCGGAAGAAGAGCATCAAGAAAGTTCTGACCGTGCCTGTCATCATGATCGGCGTGGGCGTGTTGGGCGTGGTGCTGGCCATCGTGGTACAGAGCATCATCGTTTCACCGGACGAACTGGACAAGGAAACCAAGTACCTGAAGCGGAACATCGAGTATACACAGCACGCGTATCAGTTGGACAATGTGACCATCAAGCCTTTTGCGGCGAATCAGAACCTGACCAGCAAGGATATCAGCAACAACGAGGCGACGATCTCCAATATCCGTATCAACGACTACGTACCTGTGAAGACCTTCTATAACCAGACACAGAGTATTCGTCAGTACTACGAGTTCAACGATGTGGATGTTGACAGATATGTGATCAACGGGGCCCTGACCCAGACCTATCTGTCGATCAGAGAGATCGATGAGAACAAGATCAGCGATACCTGGCTGAACCGTCATCTGAAGTACACTCACGGATATGGTCTGACTTTGTCCAAGGTCAACACCGTTACCAAGAGCGGACAGCCGGACGTTCTGATCAAGAACATCCCACCGGAATCTTCTGTCAGCGAGATCCAGGTGAAGCAGCCAGCCATCTATTTCGGTGAGATGACCAATGACTACTCTCTGGTAGATACCAGTGAGGATGAGTTCGACTATCCGGATGGCAGTCAGAACAAGTACACCAAGTACGATGGTAAGGCAGGCATCAAGATGAACCTGTTCTCCCGCATCATGTTCGCGATCCGCGAGAGCAGCCTGAAGATCCTGGTGTCCACCAACATCAAGAGTGATTCCAAGATCATCATCTACAGAAACGTAAGTGAACGTGTACAGCGGATCATGCCGTATCTGAGTTACGAGGATGACCCGTACGCAGTAACTGTAGACGGCAAAGTCTACTGGATCGTGGATGCGTATACCACCAGTTCCTACTACCCTTACTCTCAGCCATATAGCGGGGAGACCGGGACCACCAACTATATCAGGAACTCGGTGAAGGTCGTGGTAGATGCCTACAACGGTGATGTGAACTATTACATCGTTGACAACGATGATCCCATCGCCAAGACCTATCAGAAGATCTACCCGAAACTGTTCAAGAACTTTGAGCAGATGCCGAAGTCGCTGCAGTCGCATATTCGTTACCCGAACGCGCTGTTCCAGGTGCAGGCGGACATCTACGCCAGGTATCACATGAACAACGTGAAGGTCTTCTATCAGAACGAGGACGAGTGGAACATCGCCAGCGAGACCTACGGCACCAAGAAACAGATCATGACGCCGAACTACTATATCCTGAATCTGCCGGGTGAGAAGGAGGCTGAGTTCATCAACTCCATCCCGTACACTCCGAAGAGTAAGGAAAATATGACGGCGCTGATGATTGCCAGAAATGATGGCGACAAGTATGGACAACTGGTTCTGTACCAGTTCCCGAAGAGCAAGACTATCTATGGTCCTTCTCAGGTAGAGGCCCAGATCGGTCAGACTACAGAGATCTCTCAGGACTTCTCCCTGTGGTCCAATGCGGGATCCAAGTACAGCCGTGGTAACCTGTTCGTCATTCCGATTGAGGATTCTCTGCTCTACGTTGAGCCGATCTATCTGGAAGCTGCCAACGCGGCGATTCCGGAAGTCAAGAGGGTCGTGGTCGTGTACGGCGACCAGATCGCCTACAAGTCCACTCTGGGAGATGCACTTGAGGAACTCTTCGGTGCCACCGGTGGTGCGGACAAGACTGGAGAGATGGAAGCCGAGGGCGATGGTTCTGATAGCCAGAGCCTGACCAGGGATGACTATATCAAGAGAGCGCAGGAAGCCTACAACAACGCCCAGAAGGCATTGAAGGATGGTGACTGGGCAGCCTACGGCAACTATATGGACAAGCTGGAGGATTCCCTGAAAAACCTCGCCTGA